The DNA segment accgttttgtctgacgccacataaacgtatatcaaatgcgtcgagtgtgtcgttaaataaacatttctctcgtatgtatgtgtagtctatatgcatttctagtcgattagtttataggttgttaggttgtttgatagtgaatgatatggaaataaatagtttttggtgttaaagagttcatgcatacattaaagtaatactcctgatgggtatggagaaataacttaatcagtcgacgaactcatttcttcatcactatcttcgttaacggggactatcacagggggtatttcatttcttataaaactattttgttttctaaaatcttcttcgatctttattacatgtttaactgcgtcagagaagtgtgtaggtgtgacagagttcagtgcatgtgcaagttctctccgcaccgtggtcattttaccatcattatgacgagctatgtgccctttgacttgactccagatcagttctatcggattgagttcagaatgtcttggcggcagtcttagacacaagtgcccatggcgttcagcaatatcatcagtaacaaattgctttgtacatttgttacttttcacaagttcataaagaactggctttgtcatgttactctcaaaaggtatatttttgtttcgtagccacgactgaattttttcctttttagcgtttagtgcaggacatcgtgtaatctcagttaatttgttgtggtagcttgcgttatccatgacgataacagaaggttctggtagagaaggcataagttgttcttcaaaccatttgatgaaatttttcatgattcatctcaccatgatagtctccgtctgttttttttagcctcaaagatcaattcacagccatctatcaatccatatttatcacagccagcatgacaaataataagtctttttcccttcccagtcaccgaacagagtttaggaactcgatcagcagcgtctgatttcggcaggtgattggcggtacttgtgcccgggtggatatctgtccagtggtgggatgttgtgtggttgacattcacccaggtctcatcttgatacactattaaatacccctgttctcgtaaactggatatttcatggagataggacagtctcctgtctgatatattggcgttctcaaaaatcacttttccggttgtagacatatgttcgtatttaaaatcgaggtcatggagtgttcttcgtaaagttgatatggatatgttgattccacattcctcctttaaagccacgttaatcttatgtaatgtaggtaattcgccctctataaaatctgtatactcgtcgtctaataacatctttatcaaataaatcgaggaattttcggtcgcgttttttagcggtgatttctgtgcttggattcgtagagcttagatttttcagttctttttactgttgaaaccgaaactttaagtgcagcggaaactcgatcgacaattcgataagaagcatacctaggtctaccgcgctgatattcatcttcaaaataatcgaaaacgttcttaatacacgattttagatcaactgaagtgtttttcgatttacccatatgtttcctcaaataacaaaaaaagaatgtcgactaatacattttcaatgaatttatataccctacctaacttgtattttacggggtttacacattgctacaatagcacgtgcagtcatagatcgaaataatgatgttattgaccaagcaatgctatcgtattttgaacattcagggctgtgtctgcgggatgaaaaagtggttgaacccatacgagtccgaacaatagccctttggtttttagtattacaaatgtaacaccccacccccaaaccccagcccctagcaccaccctaaatactatatatactcttcaacaaaagaaacgcaaaagggtacaaatgggttataactccgattttatgtttcctaccggttcatgctttgtgaatataaggtcattgcatgtcccaaacacattcccacggttacattcgataaaacgcagctactgtacaataaagttccaaaatgtgaatattcgcaaaaacgcagccacgtgcaaaccatgtcaccactgcacgtgcaacatgaacaccgacagtataaaagtgcagggtgttcgcttgcctggcctctgtatctggccgacagttgacaatccaggacatgccacgtctcagtgaaccgcagagaaacaatgccatcggccgactagacgcaggcgaatccagaacggccgttgccagggcattccatgtgtccccaagcaccatctccagactgtgggaccgttaccagcaacatggatcaacacgtgacctccctagatccggtcgaccacgggacactacccccgggcaggaccgctacatccgggtacgccaccttcgggaacgattgactactgccacctccacagccgcagcaataccaggtttgcgcaggatatccgaccagaccgtacggaaccgcctacgtgaggtaggaattcgtgccagacgtccagttcgaggtgtcatcttaacaccacaacaccgtcgactccgactgcagtggtgccagattcatcgacaatggcctcaactgcgatggagacaggtgtggttcagtgacgagtcccgatttctgctccgacgtcatgatggaagatgtcgcgtgtataggcgtcgtggtgaacgttatgcggcaaactgcgtgcaggaagtggacagattcggcgggggtagtgtcatggtgtgggcagccatctcacacactggcagaactgacctggtccacgtgcagggcaacctgaatgcacagggctacattgatcagatcctccggccacacatcgttccagttatggccaacgccaacgcagtgttccaacatgacaacgccaggcctcacacagcacgtctcacaacggctttcctacagaacaacaacattaatgtccttccttggccatcgatatcaccggatttgaacccaattgagcatctatgggacgagttggaccgacgcctccgacagcgacaaccacagccccagaccctgcccgagctggcagcagccttgcaggccgagtgggccaccatcccccgggacgtcatccgtactctggttgcttcaatgggcaggcggtgccaggcagttgtcaacacacgcggaggccacacccggtattgactccagatgaccttgaccttggtggtgcgtcctatcacttactcacaatggactagagtgaattgtgaacaatcctgcaacatttggtaattatcggactcaccattcaataattaaatcaattctccaaatgttacgacaatgtggttttgcgtttcttcttttgaagagtatatatatatatatatatatatatacgtatgagttcccaatttagaggcaaattaaataacatttttattattatttgatgttggtggcctttgatattttatccccccccccccctcgtcttctgggtccggccctgcattactCACACGCATTActcacacgccccccccccccctccccggaCCGGACCatttagatcggactttaaacttttagacctccgttcaaaattatatgtcgaaattattctctttttttttaatattattaaatagtccgatcctctcttctttctcttatttatttttggactgtccatctaaaatgctccaaattatataaatattcggccgagcagtcaattctttttatttttggcttgtaactttttatttattattatttttttaattctattaacttttttactaatagctattttcaaaattctgcccattttcaactctatcctcccctcatcccgagtcaggccaccgatcttatcggaggtcggactctggatgggcgtgttcgaaaccctagtggtatatggacacgttaaattgttatctatctatctatctgcattaaatttatttataaatttggaaagcacattcctgcggtgtgtgaggtgatttgtgtttattactgtgctacacctcagttgtgttaggttaggtatggtatgttaatatataattgatataataaaataaaaatacataatacattagctaaatttattaaatataatgcacctacaagaaagggttacatgttctgtttgttgacatctatgtttaacggaaagattagacaatgctatTAAGGTGCGATCACATTTATCCGTTTTTTACTCTCCACTCCCGGTCCCGCACCCGTTATCCATCGTCCGTTGTCCGTTGCTTACGAACACACCTGTcagtaattttaacaaaaatgcaTGTCTACAGTTGCTGCACGAGAATACTTTATATTCACGTGTGTTGTAGGGTATATATACTTCGAAGCATACAACAAATATCCCTAATTCTTCGACATGTCGAAATACCTACAAGTCCGCTGCAATGATGATGTTTATATAACATCTCCCTCTCACGGACAAGTCCTATACGCTTCTCGTAATCGAAGTCGTCTGTTTGTCTCGGCATTTTATAACACTGAacatcaataataaaattaaaataaacaattttattttagtttggtattaataaattttatatagaaACAAATTAGTGTATTAGTCAATATTATATGGAACCTTAATTTCAATTAaccaaattttataaaattacttCTCCATTAGAATTACAACATGAAATGTAAAATAACAAAGTTATGGTCAGAGTACATATatgataattttataattttagtaacAGCGAGGAAGTTACTTTTGTTTGCAATGAATGGGGTATTTCGTTTTTAATTACTTAAATAGTAACCTCGTCCCACTTCTATGTACGGTTTACtacccattaatgttgaatgaGAGAATAAAATTTTAACGAAAACATTTATAAGGAAAATAAAGCATTTACCAGAAGTGCCAGACCAACAACCTACGTAACTACGTACCTTAGAAACATATAAATTTCACCAGTAAAAGACACTGCAGACAATAACGTTTTCGTATTTATAGCAAATTGATTACAAATTACTTATAGCCATTGGTCGATATTAACTCATCATTTCAACAAGAAAATCATGAATACTGTGATTTCACGTGTAAATGTATTCAGTGGCATACCTGTATCACTTATTTTTCGTGGGAATGGGTGGTATTTCACctttaacaaaatatgaaagTACTTGATGGGTTGGGGTATGTTTGAACCCCACTTTACCACAACCccctataaaaattaattatgaaaatatttacattggtggaataatgaaataacttacacacacaaacacacagacatatatacagacacacagacagacagatatttaTGTAATTAGAGCTGTATCTACGAAGAATTGAATCGCGAGGTCAGGAAATAccctaaatatgacgtcacactgtGGGAATCCTATCCGCATCCATTGTCCGCTTCAGTCAAAATCGGTCCAGGAACGATTTGTGCGGACGAGTGTAAGTGTGCGGAAGCGGAGACGGCTAGGTCTGTTTGCACGCATTGATTTCAATACAATCGAATTTAACTGACGACGGATAACGGGTGCGGGAGCGGAAGCGGAAGGAAAAAACGGATAAATGTGATCGCGGccttacacactgcaaaacaataataaccttgatttagtgaaacaagctataatggccttcacgtagcctcagatcccaatgttttgatatgcaaatgaccgtagttatttataggcgaaataacgtgcattcaaacgacacagagatttttaaaaagtggaattaagtcaacttcgtgcattttatatgatgatttgtatataaaacctgttggggtttgggtttgttttcatgtaaatgcaaagaaaacaaatatcgaataggaaataaacgtaacatttgcaaaaaactttgggtctaaataattgaacaggataatagtatgtGTTAACAAGTGGAAGTATGTGTTATGTAAAcaacgcatgatgttctcaccaatgtgGGTGTAACGAAATGGTTTCATCACATTCGTGAGTGTTGGCACAGATAGTAGAACAGAAATCTATGCTGACTATAGACATCATCACCGGCGCATGCTCGCCGGTCACTTAGTCCACCGATTGTTCCCCCAGTATTGTACACGATGTTCGCCGTCCACATACAAAGCCTGGCGGTGAAACCCCAGATATCCATCTTTACACTGTCCACAAAACGAGGGAAGTGGACGATACTGATATCAATACTGAACATACTCCAATTCTGTACGCGAAAGTCGTGTAAGAATGTATCTAGCGGGAGATCGAAAACCGTGGCAACCTCGTCGGGGTTAGGCCTGGCCTGGAACCAGCTTGGTATGACGGCAACCACAGGGAACACGATGTAACCCGGCCTCACGATATTGGGAAACAGAACCGCTAGAACTGTGACGTCACGTCTCAGCAGACCAATCTCTTCCTCGGCTTCTCTGATGGCAGTGTCCACTTCGTCGACGTCAGAGTCATCCCTAAGGCCGCCAGGGAGCGCTACACTTCCGGTGTGAGTTCTCAGCTTGTGTGAGCGCACTGTGAGCAAGATTCGCCATTGCTGGTTCTTGAGAAAGATTGGCACCAACACACTGGCTCTTTTCAAATGAGGATATAGACTGTCAGAGGGTATATTAACGGCACCGTTACGAATGTCGTATCTGTGGAATCGCTGTCGAATATCTGTGATATCGTCTACTTCGCGACCAGCCTCTGATGACGTCATCTGTGAAGAACACGCAAACAGACACGTCATTGGGAAGCACGGACATGTTCTATATATAATGTTCATCATGTTTAGCACTGAGcaaaattaatttgaatatgTACATATTCCTCCTGgaacacaaattaaatataattctgATTAATATCAAACTACATATAATTACAATGCACTCcttggatatttttttttaaagtatatagacctatatttaaaaatttacaatttcttcttttgtttcttcttaGCCCAAAAATGTCGATAGTGTCGGAGGTGGGGCCCTGAATCAGTATGTTACAGATAATGTTgaacataaataacattaaatatatatataatacataatgagTATTGTTAGACTAAATATGTTCAGATTGattgtacatttttccatagaaagagggagggagagatagaagtgggagagagagagagagagagagagagagagagagagagagagagagagagagagagagaggggggggggagagagagagagagagagggagggaggagagagagggtgggggagggagagagagagagagagagagagagagagagagagagagagagagagagagaggagatatgAAGTAAAATAGGACAGCAAGacagttttaacatttaaaaaatttctaTCATTGTTATCTTATTATGTTTGTTCACATGttaatagaccacaatacgtggcacaactcatttatactgttcgtgtatttattaatacactgatttgatttgatttgtttttatgaaCGCCCATAACAGTCTAACGCAAATCATACAAAGACATCTTATATTGAACTTATtgtacatcaaatatattttaacatcatgCACATCAATTTATATAGCAAGTGTTGAAACCCTCTTATATTGCCGCACGCTAAACCCTTTTCAACAGCATGCGTATAGCCTAAAGGtacaaagtttaaagtttgctaaacatttgtttttgtgtaacgacaccactaaagcacattgatttattaaacatcggctattggatgtcatacattcggtaatttggacatatagtcttagagaggaaaaaaaagaaagaaagaaatgtttcatttaacgacgtattcaacacattttatttacggttatatggcgtcagacatatggttaaggaccacatagattttgagaggaaacccgctgtcgccactacatgggctactctttccgattagcagctagggattttttatttgcgcttcccacaggcaggatagcacaaaccatgtcctttgttgaaccagttatggatcactggtcgatgcaagtggtttaacatctacccattgagccttgcggagcactcactcagggttaggagtaggtatctggattaaaaatcccatgcctcgactgggatccgaacccagtacctaccagcctgtagaccgatggcctaaccacaacgccaccgaggccggtatcttagagaggaaacatgctacatgtttgcactgcctggaacgagaaacagcccaataggcccaccgatggtaTATACAAAGATTCCGTATATTAAAACACACTAAACCTATTTGACATCATACTTACCAATGTAGTATATACCAATACCTTATATATCATCCCACGATAACCTAGTTTATTTTAACCTACTGTGACACTGAACTTTGGTGTTAATCTGATGTAAAGATACCGCTCACAGATCTGACTTTTACTTATTTGATCGTATTTCAAATACTGTAATCCGTAACCTTTAGCGAACATGTTATTGTGGatctatatttttaatgtttaaattactatattgacaaacacattgtttactaacaaaacatttagAAGATGTTCAGAGGGACATTTGACATCAATTACTCCCAACAGGGCTGTTCCAAATAATTGTCAAGTAACTAAgtgaaaacgt comes from the Gigantopelta aegis isolate Gae_Host chromosome 14, Gae_host_genome, whole genome shotgun sequence genome and includes:
- the LOC121389046 gene encoding peroxisomal coenzyme A diphosphatase NUDT7-like isoform X1 — its product is MTVTYEGLRTHSSLALQGMTSSEAGREVDDITDIRQRFHRYDIRNGAVNIPSDSLYPHLKRASVLVPIFLKNQQWRILLTVRSHKLRTHTGSVALPGGLRDDSDVDEVDTAIREAEEEIGLLRRDVTVLAVLFPNIVRPGYIVFPVVAVIPSWFQARPNPDEVATVFDLPLDTFLHDFRVQNWSMFSIDISIVHFPRFVDSVKMDIWGFTARLCMWTANIVYNTGGTIGGLSDRRACAGDDVYSQHRFLFYYLCQHSRM
- the LOC121389046 gene encoding uncharacterized Nudix hydrolase NudL-like isoform X2; this encodes MTSSEAGREVDDITDIRQRFHRYDIRNGAVNIPSDSLYPHLKRASVLVPIFLKNQQWRILLTVRSHKLRTHTGSVALPGGLRDDSDVDEVDTAIREAEEEIGLLRRDVTVLAVLFPNIVRPGYIVFPVVAVIPSWFQARPNPDEVATVFDLPLDTFLHDFRVQNWSMFSIDISIVHFPRFVDSVKMDIWGFTARLCMWTANIVYNTGGTIGGLSDRRACAGDDVYSQHRFLFYYLCQHSRM